The Pseudomonas extremaustralis genome contains a region encoding:
- a CDS encoding LysR family transcriptional regulator — MTVKQMRAFLAVAQSLSFAAACERLHLSQSALSLTIKGLEEGLGGRLFSRNTRNVALTPEGESLLPLARRLIADWDNAEDELRQRFTLQRGRVTVAAMPSFAGNLLPPILKIFRARYPQVNVTVHDLINEQVLEMVRDRQVELGVAFEPAEGSSLAFTPLYLDRFIAVVPGDSPLAECAEIDWKTLLEHPFITLQRPSTVRVMLEEHLGALHMKLPVALESHQLATVGKMVASGLGVSAVPALCARQMEEAGAHCITLNYPVIERPIGVLTKPGHELSAAAQALFDIFRDEAGKGRFPTF, encoded by the coding sequence ATGACTGTCAAACAGATGCGTGCCTTTCTGGCTGTGGCCCAGAGCCTGAGTTTTGCTGCGGCCTGCGAGCGCCTGCACCTGTCCCAATCGGCACTGAGCCTGACCATCAAGGGGCTGGAGGAAGGGCTGGGCGGGCGTTTGTTCAGCCGCAATACACGCAATGTTGCGTTGACGCCTGAAGGTGAGTCCCTGCTGCCGCTGGCGCGTCGGTTGATCGCCGACTGGGACAACGCCGAGGATGAACTGCGCCAGCGCTTCACCTTGCAGCGCGGGCGGGTAACGGTCGCTGCGATGCCGTCGTTCGCGGGCAACCTGTTGCCACCGATCCTGAAGATATTCCGTGCGCGTTACCCCCAGGTGAATGTGACGGTGCATGACCTGATCAATGAGCAGGTGCTGGAGATGGTGCGCGACCGTCAGGTGGAGTTGGGGGTGGCGTTCGAGCCGGCGGAAGGATCATCCCTGGCATTTACTCCTTTGTACCTGGACCGCTTCATTGCTGTAGTGCCGGGCGACTCGCCATTGGCCGAATGTGCCGAGATCGACTGGAAAACCTTGCTGGAGCACCCGTTCATTACGTTGCAGCGGCCCTCTACGGTACGGGTGATGCTGGAAGAACACTTGGGCGCTTTGCACATGAAGCTACCCGTGGCATTGGAAAGTCATCAATTGGCTACAGTGGGCAAGATGGTCGCCAGCGGGCTGGGCGTCAGCGCCGTACCGGCATTGTGCGCGCGGCAGATGGAAGAAGCGGGTGCTCATTGCATCACCTTGAACTATCCAGTGATCGAGCGGCCGATTGGCGTATTGACCAAGCCAGGCCATGAGCTGTCGGCGGCCGCCCAGGCGTTGTTTGATATATTTCGGGATGAAGCGGGGAAGGGCAGGTTTCCAACTTTTTGA
- a CDS encoding CoA transferase subunit A, giving the protein MAGFDKRVASYEEALAGLEDGMTVLAGGFGLCGIPENLIAEIKRKGTRDLTVVSNNCGVDGFGLGVLLEEKQIRKVIASYVGENALFEKQLLSGEIEVVLTPQGTLAEKMRAGGAGIPAFFTATGVGTPVAEGKETREFNGRPYLMEESITGDFAIVKGWKADHFGNVIYRHTAQNFNPLAATAGKITVVEVEEIVEPGELEPSQIHTPGIYVDRIICGTFEKRIEQRTVRK; this is encoded by the coding sequence ATGGCAGGTTTCGATAAACGCGTGGCGTCCTATGAAGAAGCCCTTGCAGGCCTGGAAGATGGCATGACCGTACTCGCTGGCGGCTTTGGCCTGTGCGGCATCCCGGAAAACCTCATCGCCGAGATCAAGCGCAAAGGCACCCGCGACCTGACCGTGGTTTCCAATAACTGCGGCGTCGACGGTTTTGGCCTGGGCGTACTGCTGGAAGAAAAGCAGATCCGTAAAGTGATCGCATCCTATGTGGGCGAAAACGCCCTGTTCGAGAAGCAACTGCTCAGCGGCGAAATAGAAGTGGTGCTCACCCCCCAAGGCACCCTGGCGGAAAAAATGCGCGCCGGCGGCGCTGGGATTCCGGCCTTCTTCACCGCGACCGGCGTCGGCACCCCGGTCGCCGAAGGCAAGGAAACCCGTGAATTCAATGGGCGCCCGTACCTGATGGAAGAATCCATCACCGGCGACTTCGCCATCGTCAAAGGCTGGAAAGCCGACCATTTCGGCAACGTCATCTACCGCCACACCGCCCAGAACTTCAACCCGCTGGCCGCCACTGCCGGCAAGATCACCGTGGTCGAAGTCGAGGAAATCGTCGAACCGGGCGAGCTGGAACCGTCGCAGATCCACACCCCTGGCATCTACGTCGACCGGATCATCTGCGGCACCTTCGAGAAGCGCATCGAACAGCGCACCGTCCGCAAATAA
- a CDS encoding CoA transferase subunit B produces the protein MALTREQMAQRVAREMQDGFYVNLGIGIPTLVANYIPEGMEVMLQSENGLLGMGPFPTEDTIDADMINAGKQTVTARIGASIFSSAESFAMIRGGHVDLTVLGAFEVDVQGNIASWMIPGKLVKGMGGAMDLVAGAENIIVIMTHASKDGESKLLSQCTLPLTGAHCIKRVLTDLAYLEIDNGAFILKERAPGVSIEEIVSKTAGKLIVPDHVPEMQFQ, from the coding sequence ATGGCTCTCACCCGCGAACAAATGGCTCAACGCGTCGCCCGCGAAATGCAGGACGGTTTCTACGTCAACCTCGGCATCGGCATTCCGACCCTGGTGGCCAACTACATCCCCGAAGGCATGGAAGTGATGCTGCAATCGGAAAACGGCCTGCTGGGCATGGGGCCGTTTCCTACCGAAGACACCATCGATGCCGACATGATCAACGCCGGCAAACAAACCGTGACCGCGCGCATCGGCGCCTCGATCTTCTCCTCCGCCGAGTCCTTCGCAATGATTCGCGGCGGTCACGTCGACCTCACCGTGCTGGGTGCGTTTGAAGTGGACGTACAGGGCAACATCGCGTCTTGGATGATCCCCGGCAAATTGGTCAAAGGCATGGGCGGCGCCATGGACCTGGTGGCCGGGGCGGAAAATATCATCGTGATCATGACCCACGCGTCCAAGGACGGTGAGTCCAAGTTACTCAGCCAATGCACCCTGCCGCTGACCGGTGCGCACTGCATCAAACGGGTACTGACGGACCTGGCCTACCTGGAAATCGACAACGGCGCCTTTATCCTAAAGGAGCGTGCCCCAGGGGTCAGTATTGAAGAGATTGTCAGCAAGACAGCCGGTAAACTGATCGTCCCCGACCATGTTCCAGAAATGCAATTCCAGTGA
- a CDS encoding acetyl-CoA C-acetyltransferase, with protein MQDVVIVAATRTAVGSFQGSLASIPAPELGAAVIRRLLEQTGLDPAQVDEVILGQVLTAGSGQNPARQATILAGLPHAVPAMTLNKVCGSGLKALHLGAQAIRCGDADVVIAGGMENMSLAPYVLPGARTGLRMGHAKMIDSMITDGLWDAFNDYHMGITAENLVDKYGISREAQDAFAAASQQKAAAAIEAGRFADEITPILIPQRKGDPVAFAVDEQPRAGTTAESLAKLKPAFKKDGSVTAGNASSLNDGAAAVLLMSADKAKALGLPVLARIASYANAGVDPAIMGIGPVSATRRCLDKAGWSVSDLDLVEANEAFAAQSLAVAKELEWDTDKVNVNGGAIAIGHPIGASGCRILVSLLHEMIKRDAKKGLATLCIGGGQGVALALERN; from the coding sequence ATGCAAGACGTTGTGATTGTTGCTGCCACGCGTACCGCCGTAGGCAGTTTTCAAGGATCGCTGGCCAGTATCCCGGCACCGGAGTTGGGCGCTGCCGTGATCCGTCGCCTACTGGAGCAGACCGGCCTCGACCCGGCCCAGGTAGATGAAGTGATACTCGGCCAGGTACTCACAGCAGGCTCGGGCCAGAACCCGGCGCGCCAGGCAACGATCCTCGCCGGCCTGCCCCATGCCGTCCCTGCAATGACCTTGAACAAGGTCTGCGGCTCGGGCCTCAAGGCCCTGCACCTGGGCGCCCAGGCCATCCGCTGTGGCGATGCCGACGTGGTTATCGCCGGCGGGATGGAGAACATGAGCCTGGCCCCCTACGTATTGCCTGGCGCGCGCACCGGGTTGCGCATGGGTCACGCCAAGATGATCGACAGCATGATCACCGACGGCCTGTGGGATGCCTTCAACGACTACCACATGGGCATCACCGCCGAGAACCTGGTGGACAAGTACGGCATCAGCCGTGAAGCCCAGGACGCCTTCGCCGCCGCGTCCCAGCAAAAAGCCGCCGCCGCCATCGAAGCCGGTCGCTTTGCCGATGAGATCACCCCGATTCTGATTCCCCAGCGCAAAGGCGATCCGGTGGCGTTCGCCGTCGACGAACAGCCACGTGCCGGCACCACCGCCGAGTCGTTGGCCAAACTCAAACCCGCGTTCAAGAAAGACGGCAGCGTCACCGCCGGCAACGCATCCAGCCTCAACGACGGCGCCGCCGCCGTGCTGCTGATGAGCGCCGACAAGGCCAAGGCCCTTGGCCTGCCCGTGCTGGCACGTATCGCCAGCTACGCCAATGCCGGCGTCGACCCGGCCATCATGGGCATCGGCCCGGTCTCGGCCACTCGTCGCTGCCTGGACAAAGCCGGCTGGAGCGTGAGCGACCTGGATCTGGTCGAAGCCAACGAAGCCTTTGCCGCGCAATCCCTGGCGGTGGCCAAAGAGCTGGAATGGGACACCGACAAGGTCAACGTCAACGGCGGCGCAATTGCCATTGGCCACCCGATCGGCGCGTCAGGCTGCCGCATTCTGGTGAGCCTGCTGCATGAAATGATCAAACGCGACGCCAAGAAAGGCTTGGCGACGTTGTGCATCGGTGGCGGTCAAGGCGTAGCCCTCGCCCTCGAGCGCAACTGA
- a CDS encoding PaaI family thioesterase, with amino-acid sequence MITYAIPEGFVSLPRSSPLLDLLGPAYCRGEGVQLEIGLRADNRHANGRGTVHGGVLATLADVGMGYAMAFSSAPPLPLITASMTMDYLGAAQMGEWIVVRLEHHKRGRQMAFATAALQVEDKVVARASAVFAVPQERE; translated from the coding sequence GTGATCACTTATGCCATCCCCGAAGGTTTTGTGTCGCTACCCCGTAGCAGCCCGCTGCTTGATCTGTTGGGCCCGGCGTACTGCCGGGGCGAAGGTGTGCAACTGGAAATCGGCTTGCGCGCTGATAATCGTCACGCCAATGGGCGCGGCACCGTGCATGGCGGGGTGTTGGCGACGCTGGCGGATGTCGGCATGGGCTATGCCATGGCGTTCTCCAGCGCACCGCCGTTGCCGCTGATTACCGCGAGCATGACCATGGACTACCTGGGGGCGGCGCAAATGGGGGAGTGGATTGTGGTGCGCTTGGAACATCACAAAAGAGGGCGACAGATGGCGTTCGCCACGGCGGCTTTGCAGGTCGAAGACAAGGTGGTGGCACGGGCAAGTGCAGTATTTGCGGTACCGCAGGAACGGGAATGA
- a CDS encoding DUF1615 domain-containing protein, with protein MYPSRLILCLTTLLVLAGCSTTRNPQQPQRSEAEVKAQIVGLLPTTVADRNGWAQDIYTAFDTQKIYPSTENICAVLAVTEQESTYQVDPPVPNMGKIAQDEILRRAGKVHVPAFVVRSALQLRSPTGKSYADRLSAARTEKDLSGIFDDFISMVPLGNTLFGGFNPVHTAGPMQVSIDFAQKQARGYPYTVDGTIRREVFTRRGGMYFGIAHLLGYSVNYDQPLYRFADFNAGWYASRNAAFQAAVSRVSGTDLALDGDLIRYGSLLPGTTELAVRSLGAKLDMRNPSIRSQLEQGEQLAFEDTPLYNRVFALADKAAGKPMPRAILPGIVLKSPKITRNLTTAWFAKRVDERYQRCMKR; from the coding sequence ATGTACCCAAGCCGTCTGATCCTATGCCTCACGACTTTGCTGGTGCTGGCCGGCTGTTCTACTACCCGCAACCCGCAGCAACCGCAACGCAGCGAAGCCGAGGTGAAAGCGCAGATCGTGGGGCTGCTGCCGACGACGGTGGCGGACCGTAATGGTTGGGCCCAAGACATCTACACCGCCTTCGACACCCAGAAAATCTACCCCAGCACGGAGAATATCTGCGCCGTGCTGGCGGTGACCGAGCAAGAATCCACCTATCAAGTCGACCCACCCGTACCCAACATGGGCAAGATCGCCCAGGACGAAATCCTGCGCCGTGCCGGCAAGGTCCATGTGCCGGCCTTTGTGGTGCGCAGCGCCTTGCAACTGCGTTCGCCCACCGGCAAGTCCTACGCCGATCGCCTGAGCGCCGCACGCACGGAGAAGGACCTCAGCGGAATCTTCGATGACTTCATCAGCATGGTGCCTTTGGGTAACACGCTGTTTGGCGGTTTCAACCCGGTGCACACCGCGGGTCCCATGCAGGTGAGCATCGACTTTGCGCAGAAACAGGCGCGGGGTTATCCCTACACGGTCGATGGCACGATTCGTCGCGAAGTGTTCACCCGCCGCGGCGGAATGTACTTCGGCATCGCCCACCTGCTTGGTTATTCGGTGAACTACGACCAGCCGCTGTACCGCTTTGCCGACTTCAATGCCGGTTGGTACGCCAGCCGAAACGCAGCATTTCAGGCAGCCGTCAGCCGTGTCTCGGGCACCGACCTGGCGCTGGATGGGGATTTGATTCGCTATGGTTCACTGTTGCCTGGCACCACCGAATTGGCGGTGCGCTCACTGGGCGCGAAGCTGGATATGCGCAACCCCAGCATCCGCAGCCAGTTGGAACAGGGCGAGCAGCTGGCTTTTGAAGATACCCCTCTCTACAACCGCGTGTTCGCCCTGGCCGACAAAGCCGCCGGCAAGCCAATGCCTCGGGCGATCCTGCCGGGCATTGTGCTCAAGAGCCCCAAGATCACCCGCAACCTCACCACGGCATGGTTCGCCAAGCGCGTGGATGAGCGCTATCAACGCTGTATGAAGCGCTAG
- a CDS encoding LysE family translocator, translating to MLSMNFLITCLIVVLIPGTGVIFTVSTGLTAGKRASLFAALGCTLGILPHLLASVLGLSALLHTSALAFEALKYAGVAYLLYLAYATWRDRSAFAVNDAPTRATAHGLMIRGFLLNILNPKLTIFFLAFLPQFVTPDSTAPALQMLVLSGVFMAMTLAVFVIYGLLANGFRRAVIESPRVQNWLRRSFAAAFAGLGLNLAFAQR from the coding sequence ATGCTCAGTATGAACTTCCTCATCACCTGCCTGATCGTCGTGCTGATTCCCGGTACCGGCGTGATCTTTACCGTGTCCACAGGCCTCACGGCCGGCAAACGCGCCAGCCTGTTTGCCGCACTGGGCTGCACATTGGGAATCCTCCCCCATTTGCTGGCGTCCGTCCTTGGCCTTTCCGCGCTGCTGCATACCAGCGCATTGGCGTTTGAAGCACTCAAATATGCGGGCGTCGCCTACCTGTTGTATCTGGCTTACGCCACCTGGCGTGACCGTTCGGCCTTCGCCGTGAATGACGCACCGACGCGAGCCACTGCCCACGGGCTGATGATTCGCGGTTTTCTGCTGAATATTCTCAACCCCAAGCTGACCATTTTCTTCCTGGCCTTCCTGCCTCAGTTCGTCACGCCCGACAGCACGGCGCCGGCCCTGCAGATGCTGGTGTTGAGTGGCGTGTTTATGGCGATGACATTGGCTGTGTTTGTGATCTATGGCCTGCTGGCCAATGGTTTTCGTCGCGCGGTGATCGAATCGCCACGGGTGCAGAATTGGCTGCGTCGCAGTTTTGCCGCGGCATTCGCGGGGCTGGGCTTGAACCTGGCGTTTGCACAGCGCTGA
- the hemB gene encoding porphobilinogen synthase yields the protein MISQFPQARPRRLRRSPELRGLFQETEFTLNDLVLPIFVEEEIDDFVPITSMPGVKRIPEKKLAGEIERYARAGIKSVMTFGVSHHLDASGSDTWKERGLVSRMSSIIKDAVPEMVVMSDTCFCEYTDHGHCGVMHGAHVDNDATLVNLGKQAVAAARAGADVIAPSAAMDGQVQAIRRALDDAGFTHIPIMAYSTKFASALYGPFREAGGSALKGDRKSYQMNPMNRREAVRESLLDEQEGADALMVKPAGAYLDIIRDIREASRLPVAAYQVSGEYAMIKFGAQAGAIDEDRVVRETLGSIKRAGADLIFTYFAMDLALAGI from the coding sequence ATGATCAGCCAGTTCCCCCAAGCCCGCCCACGTCGCCTGCGCCGCTCCCCTGAGCTGCGTGGCTTGTTCCAGGAAACCGAGTTCACCCTCAATGATCTGGTGCTGCCGATTTTCGTCGAAGAAGAAATCGACGACTTTGTGCCGATTACCAGCATGCCGGGTGTGAAGCGTATCCCTGAGAAAAAGCTGGCCGGCGAAATCGAGCGCTATGCCCGCGCCGGGATCAAGTCGGTGATGACGTTTGGTGTGTCCCACCACCTGGATGCCAGCGGCAGCGACACCTGGAAGGAGCGCGGCCTGGTGTCGCGCATGTCCTCGATCATCAAGGACGCCGTGCCGGAAATGGTTGTGATGTCCGACACCTGCTTTTGTGAATACACCGATCACGGCCACTGCGGTGTGATGCACGGTGCCCATGTCGACAACGATGCGACCCTGGTCAACCTCGGCAAGCAAGCCGTGGCCGCCGCCCGCGCCGGTGCCGATGTGATCGCGCCGTCGGCGGCGATGGACGGTCAGGTCCAGGCGATTCGCCGCGCCCTGGATGACGCCGGTTTCACCCACATCCCGATCATGGCCTACTCCACCAAATTCGCCTCGGCCCTTTACGGCCCGTTCCGCGAAGCCGGTGGCAGTGCGCTCAAGGGCGACCGCAAAAGCTACCAGATGAACCCGATGAACCGCCGCGAAGCCGTGCGCGAGTCGCTGCTGGACGAGCAGGAAGGCGCGGATGCACTGATGGTCAAGCCGGCCGGTGCCTACCTCGACATCATCCGCGACATCCGCGAAGCCTCGCGCCTGCCGGTGGCGGCGTATCAGGTCAGCGGCGAATACGCGATGATCAAGTTCGGCGCCCAGGCTGGGGCGATCGACGAGGACCGCGTGGTGCGTGAAACCCTCGGTTCGATCAAGCGTGCCGGTGCGGACCTGATCTTCACTTACTTCGCCATGGACCTGGCGCTGGCCGGGATCTAA
- a CDS encoding PhzF family phenazine biosynthesis protein: MPTFAFKQLDVFSNVPLKGNPLAVVLGADSLSDQQMADFAKWTNLSETTFLLTPRDPRADYRVRIFTTLKELPFAGHPTLGSCQAWLQAGGVAKGAEIIQECEIGLVRVRRQGDELAFIAPPLLRSGAVEAPLLERVRLGLGLAPGAIVRSQWVDNGAGWLAVMLAERTQVLDLQPDYSQLMGLAVGVIAPCDPVRDDVEAHFEVRAFIAGDGAQEDPATGSLNAGVAQWLLSEGLAPERYVVSQGTAMGRAGRLRIERQGDEIWVGGAVVACIEGRLQL, encoded by the coding sequence ATGCCGACTTTCGCTTTCAAACAATTGGATGTCTTCAGTAACGTGCCGCTCAAAGGCAACCCGCTGGCGGTGGTACTAGGGGCAGACAGCCTCAGTGACCAGCAGATGGCTGACTTTGCCAAGTGGACCAACCTCAGTGAAACCACGTTTTTGCTGACGCCCCGCGATCCTCGGGCTGACTACCGGGTAAGAATTTTCACCACCTTGAAGGAACTGCCTTTCGCCGGGCATCCAACGCTGGGCAGTTGCCAGGCATGGCTGCAGGCCGGGGGCGTGGCGAAGGGCGCGGAGATCATCCAGGAGTGTGAAATCGGCTTGGTGCGCGTCCGCCGCCAAGGGGATGAGCTGGCGTTTATTGCGCCGCCGTTGTTGCGCTCGGGCGCGGTGGAGGCGCCGTTGCTGGAGCGTGTGCGCCTGGGGCTGGGCCTGGCGCCAGGGGCGATTGTACGTAGTCAGTGGGTCGATAACGGTGCGGGCTGGCTGGCGGTGATGTTGGCCGAGCGCACTCAAGTGCTGGACTTGCAGCCGGACTATTCGCAGTTGATGGGACTGGCCGTGGGCGTGATCGCCCCGTGCGACCCTGTCCGCGACGATGTCGAGGCGCACTTCGAGGTGCGTGCCTTTATTGCAGGCGATGGCGCCCAGGAGGACCCGGCCACCGGCAGTTTGAACGCTGGCGTTGCGCAATGGTTGTTGAGCGAGGGGCTGGCGCCCGAGCGCTATGTGGTCAGCCAGGGCACGGCCATGGGGCGCGCGGGGCGCCTGCGTATCGAGCGCCAGGGCGATGAAATCTGGGTCGGCGGGGCGGTTGTAGCGTGCATCGAAGGGCGTCTACAGCTTTAG
- a CDS encoding glutathione S-transferase N-terminal domain-containing protein: MNPIAAFPINSKWPAQHPERLQLYSLPTPNGVKVSIMLEELGLPYEAHKVSFETQDQLSPEFLSLSPNNKIPAIIDPDGPGGQPLALFESGAILIYLAEKTSQLLSEDPATRYETIQWLMFQMAGIGPMFGQLGFFNKFAGKAYEDKRPRDRYAAESRRLLGVLEKRLLGRTWIMGDEYSIADIATFPWIRNLIGFYESGDLVGIADFPNVLRALDGFVARPAVIRGLNIPS; this comes from the coding sequence ATGAATCCAATCGCCGCCTTCCCGATCAACAGTAAATGGCCCGCCCAGCATCCGGAGCGCCTGCAACTGTACTCGCTGCCTACGCCCAATGGGGTAAAAGTCTCGATCATGCTCGAAGAGCTGGGCCTGCCCTATGAGGCCCACAAGGTCAGTTTCGAGACCCAGGACCAGTTGTCCCCCGAGTTTTTGTCCCTGAGCCCCAACAACAAAATCCCCGCGATCATCGACCCCGATGGCCCCGGCGGCCAGCCGTTGGCGTTGTTCGAGTCCGGCGCGATCCTGATCTACCTGGCGGAAAAAACCAGCCAACTGCTCTCCGAAGATCCGGCGACACGTTATGAAACGATTCAATGGCTGATGTTCCAGATGGCGGGTATCGGCCCGATGTTTGGCCAGTTGGGTTTCTTCAACAAGTTCGCCGGCAAGGCCTATGAAGACAAGCGCCCCCGCGACCGTTATGCCGCCGAATCCCGGCGCTTGCTCGGGGTGCTGGAGAAACGCCTGCTGGGCCGCACCTGGATCATGGGCGACGAGTACAGCATCGCCGACATCGCCACCTTCCCCTGGATTCGCAACCTGATTGGCTTCTACGAGTCGGGCGACCTGGTGGGTATCGCTGACTTCCCCAATGTACTGCGCGCGCTGGATGGCTTTGTCGCCCGGCCGGCAGTGATCCGTGGCCTGAATATTCCGAGCTGA
- a CDS encoding permease, with product MPNLTSTQPVRGWSFWWKPALFLIVACVGLYYVKWSPYYFKAFVAADNHSIGASILNDQQSSPLAAALAYAQVYFLAIWKAAVLAVILGSLLQVLIPRDWLLRLFGRAGLGSTLRGGLFALPGMMCSCCAAPVAAGMRRQQVSVGAALAFWIANPVLNPATLVFMGFVLGWGFTALRLVAGIVLVVGVSLVAQRIARPEQVPEAALDAVAEVSTVESQPFFSRWLRTLWQLFWSTIPIYILAVLILGAARVWLFPHVDGAMADNLIWLVPLAIVGTLFVIPTAAEIPIVQTMMTLGMGTGPAVALLMTLPSVSLPSLLMLRKDFDARVLVTVAGLTMLMGVVCGLIGAFIL from the coding sequence ATGCCCAACCTCACTTCCACCCAGCCCGTCCGGGGCTGGTCGTTCTGGTGGAAACCAGCGTTGTTCCTGATAGTCGCCTGCGTCGGCCTCTATTACGTGAAATGGTCGCCGTACTACTTCAAGGCATTTGTGGCGGCCGATAACCACAGCATCGGCGCGTCGATTCTCAACGACCAACAAAGCTCGCCACTGGCTGCGGCGCTGGCCTATGCCCAGGTGTATTTCCTGGCGATCTGGAAGGCTGCGGTGCTGGCGGTGATCCTCGGCTCGCTGCTGCAAGTGCTGATTCCCCGTGACTGGTTGCTGCGCCTGTTCGGCCGCGCCGGGCTGGGCTCGACCCTGCGCGGTGGACTGTTCGCCTTGCCGGGGATGATGTGCAGTTGCTGTGCGGCGCCGGTGGCGGCGGGCATGCGGCGCCAACAGGTATCTGTAGGCGCGGCGCTGGCGTTCTGGATCGCCAACCCGGTGCTGAACCCCGCGACCCTGGTGTTCATGGGGTTCGTGCTGGGCTGGGGCTTTACCGCCCTGCGGCTGGTGGCGGGAATCGTGCTGGTGGTGGGCGTGTCCCTGGTGGCACAGCGCATTGCCCGGCCTGAACAAGTACCGGAAGCGGCGTTGGACGCGGTGGCCGAGGTCAGTACCGTCGAATCGCAACCGTTTTTCAGTCGCTGGTTGCGCACCCTGTGGCAGCTGTTCTGGAGCACCATCCCGATCTATATCCTGGCGGTGCTGATCCTCGGCGCGGCGCGGGTCTGGCTGTTTCCCCATGTGGACGGGGCGATGGCCGACAACCTGATATGGCTGGTACCGCTGGCCATTGTCGGCACGCTGTTTGTGATTCCGACAGCGGCAGAGATTCCTATCGTACAAACCATGATGACCCTGGGCATGGGCACCGGCCCGGCCGTCGCCCTACTCATGACCCTGCCCAGCGTCAGCCTGCCGTCGCTGCTGATGCTGCGCAAGGATTTCGACGCGCGGGTGCTGGTGACGGTGGCCGGGTTGACCATGCTGATGGGCGTGGTTTGCGGGTTGATCGGGGCGTTTATCCTCTGA
- the mnmH gene encoding tRNA 2-selenouridine(34) synthase MnmH — protein sequence MATDITDYRDIFLNDRPMMDTRAPVEFTKGAFPGVINLPLMTDDERQRVGTCYKQQGQQAAIVLGHELVSGTIKAERIEQWARFAQAHPDGYLYCFRGGLRSQIVQQWLKTDAGIEYPRVGGGYKAMRTFLLDTVEHATAQCDFVLLGGMTGTGKTEVLGQLHNALDLEGHANHRGSSFGKRATAQPSIIDFENRLAVDLLKKRAAGIEQFVVEDESRMIGSCALPLPLHKGMQTFPMVWLEDSVEGRVERILRDYVVDLCAEFIDVFGEQGQVLFAERLTQSLANIHKRLGGERFQRLQAILLQALAEQARSGAVDLHRAWIEGLLREYYDPMYAFQRQSKGARIEFAGEQGAVMAYLRERALIRG from the coding sequence ATGGCAACTGACATCACCGACTACCGCGACATCTTCCTCAACGACCGGCCGATGATGGATACCCGCGCGCCGGTCGAGTTCACCAAGGGCGCCTTCCCAGGCGTGATCAACCTGCCGTTGATGACCGATGACGAGCGTCAGCGGGTCGGCACCTGCTACAAGCAGCAGGGCCAGCAAGCCGCCATCGTGCTGGGCCATGAACTGGTGTCCGGGACGATCAAGGCCGAGCGTATCGAGCAATGGGCGCGGTTTGCCCAGGCCCATCCCGACGGTTACCTGTATTGCTTTCGCGGCGGGCTGCGCTCGCAGATCGTGCAGCAATGGCTGAAGACCGACGCCGGCATCGAATACCCCCGGGTGGGCGGTGGCTACAAAGCCATGCGCACCTTTTTGTTGGACACCGTGGAGCACGCCACTGCGCAATGCGACTTCGTGCTGCTGGGCGGCATGACCGGCACTGGCAAGACCGAAGTGCTCGGCCAACTGCACAACGCCCTGGACCTGGAAGGCCATGCCAACCACCGAGGCTCCAGTTTCGGCAAGCGGGCCACGGCACAGCCGTCCATCATCGACTTTGAAAACCGCCTGGCGGTGGACCTGCTGAAAAAGCGCGCGGCGGGCATCGAGCAGTTCGTGGTCGAGGATGAAAGCCGCATGATCGGCAGTTGCGCGCTGCCGTTGCCCTTGCACAAGGGCATGCAGACTTTTCCCATGGTGTGGTTGGAGGACAGTGTCGAAGGTCGCGTCGAGCGTATCCTGCGCGATTATGTCGTCGACCTGTGCGCGGAGTTCATCGACGTGTTTGGCGAGCAGGGCCAGGTTTTATTTGCCGAGCGTCTGACCCAGAGCCTGGCCAATATCCACAAGCGCCTGGGCGGTGAACGCTTCCAGCGCTTGCAGGCGATTCTGCTGCAGGCCCTGGCAGAACAGGCGCGCAGCGGCGCAGTGGACCTGCATCGCGCCTGGATTGAAGGGCTTTTGCGCGAGTACTACGACCCGATGTACGCCTTCCAACGGCAAAGCAAAGGCGCACGGATCGAGTTTGCGGGAGAGCAGGGCGCCGTGATGGCGTATTTGCGCGAGCGCGCCCTGATCAGAGGATAA